From the Leptolyngbya sp. O-77 genome, one window contains:
- a CDS encoding DUF6464 family protein — protein MEQESLPTEVILSHPRQTIGSLKLDWNPQPGAYLDVEGETYAVLERHHCYQYKRGKYRLHKIALYVQAAPRPEERSWFQGRWVLGNAACAYSARSELVRCAVNPDGPCQGCRFFEPTAQ, from the coding sequence ATGGAGCAAGAGTCTCTACCCACTGAGGTTATTCTCAGCCACCCGCGCCAGACCATCGGCAGTCTAAAGCTGGACTGGAACCCACAGCCGGGAGCTTATCTCGACGTTGAGGGCGAAACCTACGCCGTTTTGGAGCGGCACCACTGCTATCAATATAAGCGGGGCAAATATCGGCTGCACAAGATTGCGCTGTATGTGCAGGCGGCTCCCCGACCGGAGGAGCGGAGCTGGTTTCAGGGGCGCTGGGTGCTGGGCAATGCGGCCTGCGCCTATAGCGCCCGTTCTGAGCTGGTGCGCTGTGCGGTAAATCCCGACGGGCCGTGTCAGGGCTGCCGCTTTTTTGAACCCACTGCTCAGTAA